ATGCTAACAACCTTAACAtctagatgtgctgcagaatttggtgtgttttggttcagttaaaaatagTAAAGCAAGTGACACACCAGCTCTCTGACAGATCAAcagcagagcagctgtttaaattagctaatcaaccgccgctGTGTTCAGACAAtaacttattaataattgcaaaattaaACATCAGGCCTGAAAATATAAAGctgtaatggactgaatgtcctgctctttgtgtttaaaattcTCGCATGTTTTGTTAGTGTTGAATTCTCATACACtcgtggagctgttgtcagtcagttgctatgccAGCTGATCTGTGTGTAGCGTAGCTACAGACACAGAAAGCGAGTAAAAAGAAGCctgagtggttttgagttgttcttcaaCAGTTTTCCTGCCTtatttctccctttgctgtggcgcagcGCACAAAATTAATAACACCCACATCTTCATTTAGTTCTACAGCACGGCTACGGAGGGCAAGTCAAAGAATCGTCTTTGATGAGATGTAAACGGTAAAATGCAACGCTTCTCTAAAGAAGACATCCCAGTATGACCGACCTGAGAAGGCGTCCTTGTCTCGATCCAGAGTGGTGAACTGTTTGCCGTTGTGGCTGCTGAGGGAGTCCCCCGCATTACCCTGGTAGGTGCCCAACCGCAGGCGGTAGCCCTCGCTCTCGGGCTCCAGGTGGAAGCTGTTGTACTGCGCGTACACCTTCTTGTCCATCCAGTCCTCCATCTCTACCAGGAGCTTGTAGTCGCCCTGCCTCCCCAGCTTGTAGATAGCCTCCAGGCCGAGCCAGTACTCCCCGTCTATGTTGCCAAAGCCGCTCTGGATCAAAGGAAGATTACAGGGAAGGTTACAATGAGATCACAGGAAATAACGCGTGTTGTGTATTCCTCCGGGTCAACGAGGAGTTTGGAAACGCGGTGATTATCTGGGAACATAAAGCCTCTTGTGGAAGAGTTTGTGGggttgaaaaacaaattagaaattTCAATTTGACGGTGTTTTGATTGTGCTTCTGTAATTCAGGAGAACTTCAAAGAGCAATAAAACACATGGTGACAAATGATTACCACTTTAACCTATGAAATTTAGAAGAAAGCAATGCTGAAGAGTTTATGCGATAAAATAAGCGCCTCTATTCAGAATTCTGATACCGGGTCATGAAGCCAAACAATCTTGAACATAGGTTATAAAACATACTCCAAGCTTTTAGTAATGTCGAACTACTAAATCCATTATCCAGATCACGTGTCAGaaaggcccagtcaaagcccagacccaAATTCAGTTGAGAATCTGGGATAAAACGGAAAGTTGTTATTTATAAATGGACTCCTTCCAATCTAACTGAGCTTGAACTGTTTTGGAAAGAATgggtacactgcaaaaacacaaagtcttaaggtattttttgaaaaatttctagtgcaaatatcttattagtACACTGAAAaatagacaaaactaactttatcAGTAACTTCTCATCAAGATATACGATctgattttaagtaaataattccttaagattaataaaaaaagaacaagttccaatggcagattatttcatgtatAACACGGGActaatgttttgttaaaagtgaaataatgtgccTTTGGAGTCGGTACTTTtccattaaggaattattgactcaaagCAACTTCCAAAAGCTTGCTTATTTCaggtgtaccaagatatttgcactagaaactagaccaaaaatacttggtaagattttgtgtttctacagTGCAAAACATTAATTGTGGAGAAACGGAAATCCAACTAGAGacatcaattttttatttttatttttttataaaattgatccttccacttcataatcaTCCATAACTTTATATAGATAGgtttatctctttttttatgtccatCACATTcaatttccattaaatcttGTTAACCTTTATAGTTGTTATGTggcaaaaatgtgagaaagttcaaAAACACCAACGCCCTGTACCAGTTTCAAAAACACtccacttggaaaaaaaaaaaaactttgaggtTTATGAATGTGGACGAATTGTGAGCCAGCAGATGATGAATGAAATAGGATTTCAGCCtggttcagtgtgtgtgtgtgagatggtTACGGTTTTGGTCTTGTGGTAGAGTGCAGAGACAATTCAGCGTTGAGGAGAGCAATTTAGCTGCCAGTTACCAGCGCATGATGCTGGCCAGACTGAGTGGAACGCTGGATTGTTGCAGCTGTCAGCAGCGGTGTTCTCCTCATTCTCACAGAGCCTCTATATGCTCACTGCTGGGCCACGCAGTGGGAAGGCTCTATAGCAGAAGTGGTTTTGGAAAGATGTGGAACATACCTTTCTCATTGGGACGGCTACAGTTTCATGATGGGAATCtcaaaacattgtgttttatggtaacagaaggactttagaactgaaGGTAATTATCTCAAAGACCCCACGGCTCCCTTAGAAAGGTCAAATAACGGCATCGCTGTTACTTTTGAAAGAGTTGGGAGGAAGTGCCGCTGTCATCACCTTGTAGCTATCCCAGTTCCTGAAGAAGTTCACTGATCCATCTCTCCGGCGCTGGATAACCGTCCAACCTCCGTTGTCTATATCCTGTTCACACCAAGCTTGCACTGGCCTCTCCGCCTCATCTGGTTTGATCAAATACATGCCGCTGGTGCTGTGGCCGGCCTCCTGCGCCTCCTGGCAGTCTCTGAACGGGCCTGAAGGAAAATCATGATAAGAGAGAGGGGGAGCAGGCGGTGAAGGACAGGATCCAGCTGGAAAATGGAAAACGAGACTAACAATCTGGCAGTGAACCGAAGAATCATCGGTCTTGTCCAGtaactttgtaaatgtttacataaagTCAAAGAGCAAGAGAAAGGCGAAGAGTTTGAAACCTACTTTAAAAAATTGTGCATCTAAGGGAATATAGGCTTACTAGCCTGCTTTAGCTAGTAAGCCTAGCTAAATTAGCTAGGCTAGTTAAAGTAGTAGCTAGTAGCTAGGGCTAGCTAGTAACTATGAGGTTCTATGACACAGAACCTCAGCTTTAACTAGTTAAGCCTAGCTAAAACAggctaaagtaaaacagaatcAAAGCAGCTGTTTCCTTCATTCTactacattttcaaacattccGTAATTTATAGAGTGaggttttaacaaacattttctatgccagatagaaaaaaataatcttaaaatttgACAAATGTTTGACAGTTTATTGTTAGCCTCATAACAATTCTCCTACTAGCTTAGGAGATACATTTTAACTTGGCTAAAGTGTAGCACTACTTCAGTGTAATTTTTTATGTCTCTTTTGTAacttgaagtattttatttcaaactctGTGTATTCTTACATATACAGGTTTGTGAATAAACTCTACTGGAATGAGtatcaagtttttttctctcacattgCCCAAGTAAAGCTCACTCCAAATAAAGGAAAGTGCTAGGATActagcaaaacattttcttacaatgCCGTTTGGGTTTGATCATCCTGAATGCAttgaatatttacacaaacaatctaaaaatatccataacttttttttttctcatgggtcaaatgtttatttccctGCAAATGTACCAATGTGTTTGTTACATTTAGAactaaattgtatgtttgtctATCAGAAATGTTGTCCATATGAATGGCAGTAAGGCCTTTTGATTACAATGGTTAAAGGAGACCTAGTACTTCAAGATACTAGTACTCCAATATCCCAGAAAGGCCTTCAGTGTTGGtgagcgaaaaaaaaaaaaagtacactttGACAACATTGCTAGACAACTCTAAGCTttacacattttacagtttttctacttcttctttagcattagcaacatttcacttttttaatacACAACCCCTCAAGCCTCAACCATATCCAAAAATCCATGGAAAATCTGGCACCTCTGGAATAAAGTGTATGAACACATGTGAAATGAGCTATTGTGGATTATACTGTAAAGTTGTTTGAGTTTTCAGCAAGAACACTCAAAGCAGTCTATTTACCATTTATATGTGGCTGCTGCAGATCTACAAAGCTATACTTGTTTATGATTTCCTCTAAGGACAGACCAATTAAGTCTCACTAATGAGATATGACTTTTTCCCCCCGCTAAGACGTCAAACAGCTACAAATAGATTCATATAGTTGTGTGTAGTGAGTTTGTTCGAGGGGTAAGCAACTCctatgtaattatttatttatactacTGTTAAGCTTTACGGCCTCTTGCGTATGCTGAACATGCCTCTGTTTTTGTGGTAACCAGCCGAGACTCCCATCATGCCCGCCTGGCTTTTGTCTGAGTCTCATGCAATGGAACAGTCTCGCAAACGGATCCTTTGCCAACATAGCTGTCCTGAAATCCTTCACACTTTATTATTCTTGGGAAAAGCCAATGTGAGCAcgtcaaaaactttctgtcaaTGAGCAAAATCCAGCTGGTCGACCCCGTCTTTCCCTTGGTAGAGGTTTCCTTGGTCGACTCGGATTGTACAACATTTGTGTTTCCATTCtggtctgtgttttctgttgagCATGAAGCAGAGTTCCAGctgattttgcacatttttaaccttttgaaaTTAGGCCGCTGGTCCATCTAAAGCTGGAGCCTTAGAGAGTGATGTTGTTATTGTTGGCTTTTCAAAGTAACGACTGTTGTACATTTCACCATGACAGGACTGTCTTGGATCTACAACGGCTATTGCagatagaaaaggaaaaacaaggcgtaaattttcaccaaaatattctggaattttcttgaaaaaaagtaaattactGAGctccaaaaatcaaaatttgctagagaaaacatggacatttctgagtttcaaaagtaatttttttttaaactcaaagaatttcaaaaaagtgaaaaatgtttgactcatgaaactcagaaattgccttagtttttctgaaaattactgagattaacctcaaaatttctgatttttctagcaaatttttgacttttcaaactaaaaagatttcatgtttttttttctagaaaatgtttgagatgaatctgaaaatttcctaatgttttttctagcaaaaacattgacttttcagtctctgaaattttctagagcATTTCCGAGATTAATCTCCAAGTTTCTGAGGGTTTGGTGGAAATGttctcttcccttttttttctttctacaatgGCCCCGCAACATCATTATATGGATCTGACCGTGCAACAGAATCTAGGAATGAAGAAGAAGGAACGGACAATCGCCCACTCACCCTCTGTGCTGAAGTTTCTCTCAGACTTCGGAACCTCGGGCGTACTGCTCGTGGGGGTTGACCCGGAGCGAGAGCCCCTATCCGGGCCAAACCCTCTGGTGTTTCGACTCTGGATCTCATTGGTGAACCGTGGCACGCTGACCGGAATGTTCTCAGGTACCACCTGCACCAGCGGGGGTCCTATAGGTGGCTGTTCGTGGCGCCGACTGTGCATCTGCATGCAGTGCTCCTCTAGCGTTCCAATCAGCACCGACTGATTGTTCACGATTGCAGACAGTGCTGCGTATTTGGCCTCCAGCTCCTTGTACCGGGACGTCAACCGCAGTGACTCAGAAGTGGCGTTAAGGATGCGTGTCTCCAGCTGAGCCAGCTCCAGTGAGTTATCCCTCTTCCTTATGATCtcatgcagcagctgcatgtAAAGCTGAGTCACTCTGGAGTTCATGTTTCTGCTCTCCTTCCTCAGCAGCTTCATCTCATTCACCAGGTTACCATCCACATCCACCACGAGCTTCAGAGTCTCCATCTCTCGACGCTGTTTGGACAGAAGGTCGCGCACCGCCGCGACATCCAGGCGCGTCACTCGGTCTTTGTCAGTGGAGTAGCCCCGGGTGGCGCAGATGGGGCCCGTAATCTTTTGCTCCGGGACC
The Poecilia reticulata strain Guanapo linkage group LG17, Guppy_female_1.0+MT, whole genome shotgun sequence DNA segment above includes these coding regions:
- the angptl1b gene encoding angiopoietin-related protein 1b, which produces MGLEVWSLSLLLGLSLWSNGQALARNPILSRIRRAPGAAEENKKCSYTFLVPEQKITGPICATRGYSTDKDRVTRLDVAAVRDLLSKQRREMETLKLVVDVDGNLVNEMKLLRKESRNMNSRVTQLYMQLLHEIIRKRDNSLELAQLETRILNATSESLRLTSRYKELEAKYAALSAIVNNQSVLIGTLEEHCMQMHSRRHEQPPIGPPLVQVVPENIPVSVPRFTNEIQSRNTRGFGPDRGSRSGSTPTSSTPEVPKSERNFSTEGPFRDCQEAQEAGHSTSGMYLIKPDEAERPVQAWCEQDIDNGGWTVIQRRRDGSVNFFRNWDSYKSGFGNIDGEYWLGLEAIYKLGRQGDYKLLVEMEDWMDKKVYAQYNSFHLEPESEGYRLRLGTYQGNAGDSLSSHNGKQFTTLDRDKDAFSGNCAHFHKGGWWYNACGQANLNGVWYTGGVYRSKFQDGIFWADYGGGFYSMKSVRMLIRPID